Part of the Pelmatolapia mariae isolate MD_Pm_ZW linkage group LG3_W, Pm_UMD_F_2, whole genome shotgun sequence genome is shown below.
CTTTGATACTCGCCTCATTCACACATGGAAAGCagtgtaaataaatgcaaacacgGTTTTCCTGCACTCATCTTTTATCAGGATGGATGTCAGTGTGAGCTGTTTCTGTCACATTGACACTGAATTTTGCATCATTTCTATACAAAACTGAACACAAGTATGAAAAAAGTGTGTTTCACAgttttatttgaaaaacaaacaaactgtgctgCAGGGAAACAGTTTGATGGTTggaatgaacaaacaaacagactcaGCAACGCACAGACGTCCGAGCttcatatatcggttgttaagcttaacataggaatcacaaacattcagagatgaacttacacacttggcTTTATACGTACTTTGAATTGAAAGGTACTTGATCTGTGAATGATGACGTATCACACGTACATTTACTGAGAAACGGCTTTAACTTTAGAAACAAAGTTCAGTTAGAAAAACATTGAAGTCATTCAGGGAATTAtgatctttgtgtttttacagaGTTTAAAACCCAACAAAGAAGTGTCAGTAATCAGGATAACAGTGGAAGGACTCTGGAGTATCATTTGTATTATTAATCATTTTGATCTCTGACAGAGAAACTACAAATACAGATGCAACAAGGGAAGCAGCAAAAGTGACTGAGCACAGCTTTTAGAGGCTAAATTCACATTTCAATAATCAAAGtggccttgtgtgtgtgtgtgtgtgtgtgtgtgtgtgtgtgtgtgtgtgtgtgtgtgtgtgtgtgtgtgtgtgtgtgtgtgtccatggttcctccacagagtggagcagcagagctcagaggttcccagtggtcagtctgcccagcagcatcaaacacagctggactccatatttatggtctgtacatgtacaacaactacttttattattaatattaataataatacatttatttataggtCCCTTTCAGAACACTAATGACTCTGTGGACTAAATGtccaaaagaaacaaactttgAAATCAGACGGTGCAAATGTGATCACAGGGAAACGTTTTAAACATCGAGGCTTTAAACAGAAACCAAAGTGAAACAGTTTGTAGTTGAGATCAGTGGGAATGAAGCTGAATAACTGTTTCTAAAATAACTTTGTAAATGACAAATATGATGGAAATTAGCAGCATTAGCACTTACTAATGATGTGAGTTGACACTCGGCTGTATTGAGACGACCACATTAGGTGTTCCTCAACTGTAATGGAAACCAGTGGATCCAGTCCAGTCATGGCGACCTGTGGTGAGTCGATCTGAGCAGCTACTAATGGAAACGGGGCCATAGATGTGTTTGTGATTAATAACAATGAATCACAGGATTTTTACATTACTGTTAAAATCTCATGTTCTTTGTTAAAGTGTGCAGTTCAGGGTGTGTTACTAAAACTGTGCTTCGCTCACTTTCCAAAGACCCAGCCCCCAtaaaaagcagccaatcagcTTCTAAGagttacacacccacacatatctATCAGGTTAACTCTGGTCTAACACACTTGGATTTAGATTGAAGAAGGTTCCTGTACGAGgactgaaaatgatttaaaaagcagccaaagaaCAACTTTGACACACCTTCATAAAGCCTGCAGAGcacttcaaaaaagaaaaactagctGAAAGTCTGGCTGCTCTTATGAAAAGTACAGAGAAATTATGGGTCGCTTAACACTTGTGCTCAATATAAGAGTTTAAATAAATCTAAAGAATAACTCAAAATCCTACAATCATACTGAGAAAATCATCTACAGCTAACTATCCAGGTGGATTTGTTTAAGACAGCTCCATCTGCTGGTGGCCCTCTACAGGTGCATGAAAGGGGCGTGTTTATAGTGAAAGTAGTAGAGAAAGTAAACACCATGGGAAGGAGGAAGGACTCTCAGCAGCTTCCAgctcatattcagacatttGACTTCTCACTGAAAGCAGTAACTTTCAGTGTCTGTACCTTAATCAGAAGAGATAACATGGCCATAGTAATTAGAGTTGATGGAGCAATGCTGTTCTTGTAATGTAGTTTATGATTTTTATACATCTTTTTGTGGACAAGTCCAGTTTTTCTGTAGAGCCTCTCAAGTTGGTGACAGCAGTCAAAGTTCACGTGTAAACCAGAGCAGCAAATCAGGTCCAAATGTGTTGTTCACAGTGAGTGGGATCATCAGTGTGCTGCTATGTTAACATCCTGCAGCAGGATGTGTTTGGTCAGAGACTGGATAGATCACTAAGTCATTGTTGAGTTTAGGGGGATGGTAGACAGTTGGAGTAGGTTCAGCCAGTTGACCCACAGTAGATTAAAAATAACTGAAGGCAGGAGCAGACACCTGTATGACTTTCCACCTCTCACATAGATTATTGTCCCTGGGCAGAGCCACAAGGCTGGTAGATGTAAACAAACCTGGAGGAGAGGATTTATTCAACTGAGAAAAGTCATAGAGTTGTGTCttgatgctcaatcatccatgtgagtaaatcccaaaaaggttgattctgttcatctggacgttttcagtgaagagaaatgtttcatcatcatcaggtgacttcttcagtctcagctgactgcaggtttccaaccttatgaACAGAACATTtgtataatgactgaaaccagcagcactgaaggaacaatgggctgtgaggtcagttcatTGATCATTGCATATTGTCaggaccattgatcaacaaccactgatccaCTGACAGCGCCACCACTGGActcttggtggcgctgtcacgtggtgttcgctcgctttgtggtagagtatcacttcctgttcctgctcaaacacagtggtgtttctgagtagcttttctgcttagcaattgaattaaaaacttttagatacaTTCCTTCTTCATAGtgtaatcttcacgtgcttcatctgaagcaccctttctgtgtactcactacctaatttatagccaaagtattcactcactgtctctgtactgtttcgctagcttagcttagctcgtagccgactcgttagcaccatggctacttcacctgtccctcccgcactttcctgctcattgtgtcagatgtttagttactcctcggcctcctttagcagtaatgatacctgtaacaaatgtagcatatttgcagctctggaggccaggattactgaattggagactcggcttcgcacccttcattcacccgaagctagccaggcccctgtagctggtgcagccgaagatagcgtaggccccgctagctgttccccggcagaccccaagcagctggggaaagagggcggctgggtgacggtgaggaggaagcatagtcttaaacagaagccccaggtacaccaccaacctgttcatgtgtctaaccgtttttccccactcggcgacacacccgccgggggtcaaactctggtaattggtgattctgttctcagacacgtgaagctagagacaccggcaaccatagtcaattgtcttccaggggccagagcaggcaacattgaaggaaatttaaaactgctggctaagggtaaacgtaaatacagtaagatcataattcacgtcggcagtaatgacacccggttacgccaatcggaggtcactaaaatcaatattgaatcggtgtgcaactttgccaaaacaatgtcggactctgtagttttctctggtcccctccccaatcagaccaggagtgacatgtttagccgcatgttctccttaaattgctggctgtctgagtggtgtcccagaaacgatgtgggcttcatagataattggcaaaccttctggaggaaacctggtcttgttaggagagacggcatccatcccactttggatggagcagctctcatttctagaaatatggaccaatttattaaaccccccaaaatatgactatccagagttgggaccaggaagcagagttgcagtcttacacgcctctctgcagcttctctcctcctgctacccccccaaaaacccatctccattgagactgtgtcagctcccaaaaagacaaaaaacaaaccaaaaaccagcaacaaacaacttaaacataaaaaatcaaaaagaaagaacaatacagaatccacatctgaaccaaagagtaaaacaatgaaatgtggattattaaatattaggtctctctcctccaagtctctgttagtacatgacttaataattgatcaacaaatcgatttactctgccttacagaaacctggttgcagccggatgattatgttagtttaaatgaatcaacacccccgagtcattctaactaccagaaacctcgaagcacaggccgagggggcggtgtggcagcaatttttcacaccagcctattaattaacgaaagaccaagacagacttttaattcatttgaaagcctgatgcttaaccttgtccaccccagctgtaaaactcagaaaccagtcttacttgttatcatctatcgtccacctgggccttacacagagtttctctctgatttctcagactttttatctgatttagtgatcagctcagataaaataattattgtgggtgattttaacatccatgtagatgctaaaaatgacagcctcaacatcgcatttaatctgttattagactcagttggcttctctcaaaatgtaaaagaacccacccaccactttaatcacactctagatcttgttttaacatatggcatagaaactgaacatttaacagtgtttcctgaaaaccctctgctgtctgatcatttcctgataacatttacatttacaatgattgattacacagcagtggagagtagactttatcaaagtagatgtctttctgaaagcgctgtaactaagtttaagaatataatccacccactgttatcatcttcaatgccctgtaccaacatagagcagagcagctatctgaacgctactccaacagaggtcgattatcttgttaaaaattttacctcctcactacgtacgactctggatactgtagctactgtgaaaactaaggtctcaaatcagaagtacctgactccgtggtataattctcaaacatgtaacctaaagcagataactcgtaaactggagaggaaatggcgtgtcacaaatttagaggatcatcatttagcctggagaaatagtttgctgctttataagaaagccctccgcaaagccagaacatcttactattcatcactgattgaagaaaataagaacaaccccaggtttctcttcagcactgtagccaggctgacaaaaagtcagagctctactgagccaacaacccctttaacgttaactagtaatgacttcatgaacttcttcacaaataacatttttatcattagagaaaaaattaccaataatcatcccacagatgtaatattatctacagctacttttagtaccattgatgttaagttagactctttttctccaattgatctttctgagttaacttcaataattacttcctccaaaccatcaacgtgtcttttagaccccattcctacaaaactgctcaaagaagtcctgccattaattaattcttcaatcttaaatatgatcaacctatctctaataatcagctatgtaccacaggccttcaagctggctgtagttaaacctttacttaaaaagccatctctagacccagctgtcttagctaattacaggccaatctccaaccttcctttcatatcaaacatccttgaaagagtagttgtcaaacagctaacagatcatctgcagaggaatggcttatttgaagagtttcagtcaggtttcagagctcatcacagcacagaaacagctttagtgaaggttacaaatgatcttcttatggcctctgacagtggactcatctctgtgcttgtcctgctagaccttagtgcagcgtttgatactgttgatcataatatcctattagagagattagaacatgctgtaggtattacaggtactgtgctgcagtggtttgtatcatatctatctaatagactccaatttgtacatgtaaatggagagtcctcttcacccactaaggtcaattatggtgttccacagggttcagtgctaggaccaattctgtttacattatacatgcttcccctaggcagcatcattagaagacatagcataaattttcactgctatgcagatgacacgcagctctatctatctatgaagccaggtaacacacaccaattagttaaactgcaggaatgtcttaaagacataaagacctggatggccgctaactttctgcttcttaattcagataaaactgaggttattgtactcggccctgaaaatcttagaaatatggtatctaaccagattcttactctggatggcattaccttggcctccagtaatgctgtgaggaaccttgcagtcatttttgaccaggacatgtccttcaacgcacatattaaacaaatatgtaagactgctttcttccatttgcgcaacatctctaaaattagaaatatcctgtctcagagtgatgctgaaaaactagttcatgcatttattacttccaggctggactactgtaattctttattatcaggatgtcctaaaaactccctgaaaagtcttcagctaatccaaaatgctgcagcaagagtactgacagggactagaaagagagagcatatttcccctgttttggcttcccttcattggcttcctgttaaatccagaattgaattcaaaatcctgctcctcacatacaaggtcttaaataatcaggccccatcttatcttaatgaccttgtagtaccatatcaccctattagagcacttcgctctcgctctgcaggcttacttgttgttcctagagtatttaaaagtagaatgggagggagagccttcagttttcaggcccctcttctgtggaaccagcttccagtttggattcgggagacagacactatctctactttcaagattaggcttaaaactttcctttttgctaaagcatatagttagggctggaccaggtgaccctgaatcctcccttagttatgctgcaatagacgtaggctgccggggattcccatgatgcattgagtttttcctttccagtcacctttctcactcactatgtgttaatagacctctctgcatcgaatcatgtctgttattaatctctgtctctcttccacagcatgtctttattctgttttccttctctcaccccaaccggtcgcagcagatggccccgcccctccctgagcctggttctgccaggggtttcttcctgttaaaagggagtttttccttcccactgtcgccaaagtgcctgctcatagggggtcatatgattgttgggttcttctctgtatttattattgtgcgatctactgtacaatataaagtgccttgagacgacttttgttgtgatttggcgctatataaataaaattgaattgaattgaattgatcaATGGTcctgagtcccattcacagagagttggggaatggctgcaatcacagcattgtaagatggtgacagatgtactcTTAGgcccctcctccattcagagatggtctttccctttttatgtaaatggcctccttgactccgccctcaaaccagcgttcacatttcctcaggaccttcttgatgtgatgttcttctgcttccctggctgctgtgtctgtggggatggtgtttgttctgtgttgtagcgtcctgatgacgcccagtttgtgctccagtggatgatgagagtcaaaccttaaatactgatctgtATGTGTAAACAGAGTGAGCCTTTAAGACCAGTTTGCTGTACGATCAACTCAGTCACCTgaaacatctccaagtttctggcttcgatcatCAACCCGTTGGTAgttcagctctgaacaccagtgaaatgtttctcccactgaaatcgCTGCATTCATataaacagaatcaacgttGTGGGATCATGGAGTTATGGAGAATGTCTCAGTTAATCAGATAAAGTCAAACTTACAATTGGTGAAGAGATCGTGGATGATCTGCCCCTTGATCGTAAAGAAGTGGATGTTGTGTAGACTGAAGTTCAGAGTGGTGGGTCattcataaagtattctgttccagctgctggaggacaacatcatcacttttgtgaagaacgagctaaagaagatccagaaggctCTGAATCCAAATAAGCCCCAGTGCTTGGAGTTTCAGAGGGAGGATGATgagcagaggagcagcagagaggcatttgtgaagatcacagtgaacttcctgaggagaatgaagcaggaggagctggctgaccgtctgcagagcagtaagaggatttCTGTAAAGATTTAAGCTGCTGGATAAATGAGACACTTGTGACACCAGTGTGTTCAGTCATCTCTCAGTGGGTCAGAAATTGTCATCAGCGTTTTGTAAAATATCATTGCtgaagttgtatttttattattattattcagaacTTCCTGCTGCAGTTTGTCATCGTAACCTTAAATCTgctctgaagaagaagttccagtgtgtgtttgagggcatcgctaaagcaggaaacccaacccttctgaatcagatctacacagagctctacatcacagagggagggactgcagaggtcaatgatgaacatgaggtcagacagattgaaacagcatccaagaaaccagacagaccagaaacaacaatcagacaagaagacatctttaaagcctcacctggaagagatgaaccaatcagaacagtgctgacaaagggagtggctggcattgggaaaacagtcttaacacagaaatacaccctggactgggctgaagacaaagccaaccaggacatccagttcatatttccattcactttcagagagctgaatgtgctgaaagaggaaaagttcagcttggtggaacttgttcatcacttctttactgaaaccaaagaagcaggaatctgaagacttccaggttgtgttcatctttgatggtctggatgagtgtcgacttcctctggacttccacaaaactacaatcctgactgaccctagaaagtccacctcagtggatgtgctgctgataaacctcatcagggggaaactgcttccctctgctcgcctctggataaccacacgacctgcagcagccaatcagatccctcctgactgtgttggcatggtgacagaggtcagagggttcactgacccacagaaggaggagtacttcaggaagagattcagagatgaggagcaggccagcaggatcatctcccacatcacgacatcacgaagcctccacatcatgtgccacatcccagtcttctgctggatcactgctacagttctggaggatgtgctggaaaccagagaggacggacagctgcccaagaccctgactgagatgtacatccacttcctggtggttcaggccaaagtgaagaaggtcaagtatgatggaggagctgagacagatccacactggagtccagagagcaggaagatgattgagtctctgggaaaactggcttttgatcagctgcagaaaggaaacctgatcttctatgaatcagacctgacagagtgtggcatcgatatcagagcagcctcagtgtactcaggagtgttcacacagatctttaaagaggagagaggactgtaccaggacaaggtgttctgcttcatccatctgagtgttcaggagtttctggctgctcttcatgtccatctgaccttcatcaactctggactcaatctgctggaagaaaCAACCTCCAAGCGGTCTAGTTCTTTTAGACCAAAAGAGtctctccaccagagtgctgtgaacaaggccttacagagtccaaatggacacctggacttgttcctccgcttcctcctgggtctttcactgcagaccaatcagagtctcctacgaggtctgctgacacagacaggaaatggctcacagaccaatcagaaaacagtccagtacatcaaggagaagctcagtgagaatctgtctgcagagaaaagcatcaatctgttccactgtctgaatgaactgaatgatcgttctctagtggaggagatccaacagtccctgagatcaggacgtctctccacagatgaactgtctcctgctcagtggtcagctctggtcttcatcttactgtcatcagaaaaagatctggatgtgtttgacctgaagaaatactctgcttcagaggaggctcttctgaggctgctgccagtggtcaaagcctccaacaaagctctgtgagtAAATATGTGATCAGTCTTTTAtttataacataaacagtgtaaTGTGTGATGGACActtaaaaacttaaacatatttatttaaatgattatCAGCACTAAATAAAGTcgattttatttaatgtttgatAGCAACAGTAAATGTCAGAGGGTCATAAATATTTCTCAGTTTCAGCTTTTATTAAAGTCATGTCCAGAATCATGACTTTGATTCtgtaagtaaactttatttatacagcagctttcacatgtgaaaaaccataaagtgctttacaataaaaacaggcaataaaaacagaagatgaaCCCATAAAACAGCAAACACTGAACATCATACAGCCTAAAACTAGTTAAAGGCCACTCTGAACACTAGAGTCTGAATAAATGAGTTAGTGGGACCAGTAACAGCCTTTGACTGGAAGATCTCAGACTGTGAGAAG
Proteins encoded:
- the LOC135932530 gene encoding LOW QUALITY PROTEIN: protein NLRC3-like (The sequence of the model RefSeq protein was modified relative to this genomic sequence to represent the inferred CDS: inserted 2 bases in 1 codon; substituted 1 base at 1 genomic stop codon), which translates into the protein MTLLHVTAQHSHHCSIIIHRNQPGPPPSSVSNESNSVKDVIKKFEQRQSAEKRIHQRLKPGPPPSSVSLHSDASKDAGVFFKSGVCRPAESILFQLLEDNIITFVKNELKKIQKALNPNKPQCLEFQREDDEQRSSREAFVKITVNFLRRMKQEELADRLQSKLPAAVCHRNLKSALKKKFQCVFEGIAKAGNPTLLNQIYTELYITEGGTAEVNDEHEVRQIETASKKPDRPETTIRQEDIFKASPGRDEPIRTVLTKGVAGIGKTVLTQKYTLDWAEDKANQDIQFIFPFTFRELNVLKEEKFSLVELVHHFFTETKEAGIXRXFQVVFIFDGLDECRLPLDFHKTTILTDPRKSTSVDVLLINLIRGKLLPSARLWITTRPAAANQIPPDCVGMVTEVRGFTDPQKEEYFRKRFRDEEQASRIISHITTSRSLHIMCHIPVFCWITATVLEDVLETREDGQLPKTLTEMYIHFLVVQAKVKKVKYDGGAETDPHWSPESRKMIESLGKLAFDQLQKGNLIFYESDLTECGIDIRAASVYSGVFTQIFKEERGLYQDKVFCFIHLSVQEFLAALHVHLTFINSGLNLLEETTSKRSSSFRPKESLHQSAVNKALQSPNGHLDLFLRFLLGLSLQTNQSLLRGLLTQTGNGSQTNQKTVQYIKEKLSENLSAEKSINLFHCLNELNDRSLVEEIQQSLRSGRLSTDELSPAQWSALVFILLSSEKDLDVFDLKKYSASEEALLRLLPVVKASNKAL